The following are from one region of the Kiritimatiellia bacterium genome:
- a CDS encoding NAD(P)H-hydrate dehydratase: protein MKIVTTAQMRQLDRRTIEEAGVPAYELMDRAGRGVADVIRYLADLAGMGAPAALIIAGRGNNGGDAFAAGRHLRELGFEVVVWIAGPESQIGGESLKHLANLRAEGVTIEEFPTQEDWQENLARPLATDFIVDGLLGIGSHGAPRGAVAWAIEYINTAANDAYVVSIDVPSGLNSDRGVAEGAAVTADVTVTMGLPKIGLLAPAALEFVGTIEVVDIGIPPAFIEETPAVSDLEMIYSTELRHVIPRRARGSHKGTYGHLLLIGGARGYAGAIALACRAAARSGVGLTTALVPASIATIVAGASLETMVHPGAETEIGSLRADALDPWWSRLDQFDAVLVGPGLTTHGESAILVRRLLERCPTPLVLDADALNVMAGDAAAIRSARSSVVVTPHPGEIGRLLQMDVARVQADRISAAQAAAALTGAVTVLKGAGTIVTAAEPPAYINMTGNPGMARGGSGDVLAGLLAGLLAQGIAPLDAARAAVFLHGRAGDMAAWRSSQTGMVAGDVVTEIPFAFRELVLR, encoded by the coding sequence ATGAAAATCGTCACCACCGCGCAGATGCGGCAGCTCGACCGCCGCACGATCGAAGAGGCCGGTGTGCCGGCCTATGAGTTGATGGACCGGGCGGGCCGCGGCGTGGCGGACGTGATCCGCTACCTCGCCGACCTGGCCGGGATGGGAGCGCCGGCGGCGCTGATCATCGCCGGCCGAGGCAACAACGGTGGCGACGCTTTCGCCGCCGGTCGGCACCTCCGCGAGCTCGGCTTTGAGGTGGTGGTCTGGATCGCCGGGCCGGAAAGCCAGATCGGTGGAGAATCCCTCAAACACCTCGCGAATCTGCGGGCGGAGGGCGTCACCATCGAGGAGTTCCCCACGCAGGAGGACTGGCAGGAGAACCTCGCGCGGCCGCTGGCGACGGACTTCATCGTGGACGGGCTGCTGGGCATCGGCAGCCACGGCGCACCGCGCGGCGCAGTCGCCTGGGCCATCGAGTACATCAACACCGCCGCGAACGACGCGTACGTCGTCTCGATCGACGTGCCCTCGGGGCTCAACTCCGACCGCGGCGTCGCAGAGGGCGCGGCGGTCACCGCGGACGTCACCGTCACCATGGGGCTGCCGAAGATCGGCCTGCTGGCGCCCGCCGCGCTTGAGTTTGTCGGTACGATCGAGGTGGTCGACATTGGCATCCCGCCCGCGTTCATCGAGGAGACCCCCGCAGTCTCCGACCTCGAAATGATCTACTCCACGGAGCTGCGCCACGTGATTCCGCGGCGCGCGCGCGGCTCGCACAAGGGTACCTACGGCCACCTGCTGCTGATCGGCGGCGCACGCGGCTACGCCGGCGCGATCGCGCTGGCCTGCCGCGCCGCCGCGCGCTCGGGTGTGGGGCTGACCACCGCGCTGGTCCCCGCCTCGATCGCCACGATCGTGGCGGGTGCCTCGCTGGAGACGATGGTGCATCCGGGCGCCGAAACCGAAATTGGATCGCTGCGAGCGGACGCGCTCGACCCCTGGTGGAGTCGCTTGGACCAGTTCGACGCAGTGCTTGTGGGGCCGGGTCTCACCACCCACGGGGAGTCGGCCATCCTGGTTCGACGTCTGCTGGAGCGCTGTCCGACACCGCTGGTGCTCGATGCGGACGCGCTGAACGTGATGGCGGGCGACGCGGCGGCGATCCGCTCGGCGCGTAGCTCGGTGGTGGTGACGCCCCACCCGGGCGAGATCGGGCGCCTGCTGCAGATGGATGTGGCGCGCGTGCAGGCCGACCGCATCAGCGCCGCACAGGCCGCCGCCGCGCTGACCGGCGCGGTAACGGTGCTGAAGGGCGCCGGCACCATCGTCACCGCGGCCGAGCCGCCGGCCTACATCAACATGACCGGCAACCCCGGCATGGCGCGCGGCGGCAGCGGCGATGTGCTCGCCGGACTGCTGGCCGGCCTGCTCGCCCAAGGCATCGCACCACTCGACGCGGCGCGCGCAGCGGTGTTTCTGCACGGCCGCGCCGGCGACATGGCCGCCTGGCGAAGCTCCCAAACCGGCATGGTCGCCGGCGACGTCGTCACCGAGATCCCGTTTGCGTTCCGCGAGCTGGTGCTGCGCTGA
- a CDS encoding arylsulfatase: MNGRGEPVGWDGMRVGMRRGRGCAAIAVAVWLGAATAPGAARPPNLVIVLADDLAAADLGCYGQQLIRTPRLDRMASEGMRFTRAYSGTAVCAPTRASLLTGLHTGHCPIRANREVQPEGQMPLPAGTPTIASVLKARGYATACVGKWGLGMFDTAGSPLKVGFDHFYGYNCQRHAHSYFPAYLYCDDRRFELPGNDGRGIGAIYSPDLLSSNVLAWVRSVRDRPFFLFYAPTLPHGRYEVPNEGEYADRPWPPKARAYAAMVSRLDADVGRLLDLLVELELHSHTLVIFGADNGSAFDPDSVEARLFNHSMNGRLRGAKRSLYEGGLVNPTIAWWPGTVPAGVVRDEPWAYWDLLPTFAELAGVPPEAVGATDGRSIAALLRGGPAPERPYFYWELHEGTSLQAARFGRWKAVRNGPSAPVELYDLESDPGESRDLASAHPELVRRAEEIFREAHRPDPAWPLRDGPLRRGLSAAPARGTQTGSR, translated from the coding sequence ATGAACGGCCGCGGCGAGCCGGTCGGTTGGGACGGCATGCGGGTCGGGATGCGGCGGGGTCGTGGTTGTGCCGCGATCGCGGTGGCGGTGTGGCTGGGCGCGGCGACGGCGCCGGGTGCAGCGCGGCCGCCCAACCTGGTGATCGTGCTTGCGGATGATCTGGCGGCCGCGGATCTTGGCTGCTACGGGCAGCAACTGATCCGCACGCCGCGGCTGGACCGGATGGCGTCGGAGGGCATGCGGTTTACACGGGCGTATTCCGGCACCGCGGTGTGTGCGCCCACCCGCGCCTCGTTGCTGACCGGCCTCCACACCGGGCACTGTCCGATCCGCGCCAACCGCGAGGTCCAGCCGGAGGGACAAATGCCGCTGCCAGCGGGCACCCCGACGATTGCGAGTGTGCTGAAAGCCCGCGGGTATGCGACCGCCTGTGTGGGCAAATGGGGCCTGGGGATGTTCGATACCGCGGGGAGCCCCCTCAAGGTTGGGTTCGACCACTTTTACGGTTACAACTGCCAGCGGCACGCGCACAGCTATTTTCCCGCCTATCTCTACTGTGACGACCGTCGTTTCGAGCTACCGGGCAACGACGGGCGTGGAATCGGCGCGATCTACTCGCCGGATCTGCTTTCCAGCAATGTGCTGGCCTGGGTTCGATCTGTGCGGGACCGGCCGTTCTTTTTGTTTTATGCGCCGACGCTGCCGCATGGGCGCTACGAAGTGCCGAACGAGGGCGAATACGCGGACCGGCCATGGCCGCCGAAGGCCCGCGCGTATGCGGCGATGGTGAGCCGGCTGGACGCGGATGTGGGGCGTCTGCTCGATCTGCTGGTCGAATTGGAGTTGCACTCGCACACGCTGGTGATTTTCGGGGCCGACAACGGCTCCGCGTTCGACCCCGACTCGGTGGAGGCTCGCCTGTTCAACCACTCGATGAACGGCCGGCTGCGCGGCGCGAAGCGCTCTTTGTACGAGGGAGGGCTGGTGAATCCGACGATCGCGTGGTGGCCGGGTACGGTGCCGGCGGGGGTGGTGCGGGACGAGCCGTGGGCGTACTGGGATCTGCTGCCGACGTTTGCGGAGCTGGCCGGGGTGCCGCCGGAGGCGGTCGGCGCGACTGATGGCCGCTCGATCGCGGCGCTTCTGCGGGGTGGTCCGGCGCCGGAGCGGCCGTATTTCTACTGGGAGCTGCACGAGGGCACCTCGTTGCAGGCCGCGCGGTTCGGGCGCTGGAAGGCGGTCCGCAACGGCCCGTCCGCGCCGGTTGAGCTGTACGATTTGGAGAGCGATCCCGGCGAGAGCCGCGATCTTGCGTCCGCACATCCGGAGCTGGTGCGTCGTGCGGAGGAGATTTTCCGCGAAGCGCACCGTCCCGATCCGGCCTGGCCGCTGCGCGACGGTCCGCTGCGCCGTGGTCTCAGCGCAGCACCAGCTCGCGGAACGCAAACGGGATCTCGGTGA